GCAGCAGGTGAAATCGATGAAGGTGAAGCTATTCTGAGACGCGGCTGTCCTGCGCGGGCCACGCCGGAACCGGAGGCAACAGGCCGGGGGCGGCGTCGTTCAACGCTCCGAGGGCGAGGACCTCGCCGTATCTCGGTCCGACCGTGAAGGTGTAGCTCCCCGGGCGCAGGCTGCGCAGCGGGATGCGGAACGTGAAAGCGCCGGAGGGCGGCGCTTCGGCGGTGTCGTAGTACACGATCTCGTAGGTCGCGGCGTGGTACACCTTGAGGTCCAGCATGCGCCCCGCGTGGGCCGGCGCCCGGACGGCCACCTCCACCGCGGTCGACCCGTTCGCACCGCTCATCGCGCACTTGGCGCCGCGGCAGGCGTCGATGCGAACGGTATCGAGCCCGGCACCGCTCGTACGCGGCAACGCCACGAGCGCGCACGTCAACACGGCGATGCACGGATAGGTAACGCGGCTCAACATGCGGAATAGTGGCCGGCAGGCGGTGTTCGTAGCATACCTCTACAATCGTGCCGCGCGATGAACGACGCCACATCCTCCGGCCCGTGGGACCCCGGGATCGAGTCACCGGTGCCGCGCCGGCTGCGCCATCTGTGCACGGTGTTCCGGCGCGAAAGCTCGTACACGCGCTACGAGGAGGCGCACGAGCTGCGCGGCTTCACGGGACTCGACTACATCGAGCTCGTCGCGTTCCGCCCCGAGCGCCTCGCGCTGCACGAGCTCCTGATCCGCGTCAGCGCGGACCTCACCGTGCCCGACGGCGAGAAGATCGAAGACCTCGGCATCAACTTCCGCGCGATCGTGCGCGACGTGCTCGCCGGATACATCGAGCCGCGCCTGGACGAGGTCACGGCGGTCTACGCCGCGTGCCGCGGGAAGCTGGCGGCGATCGTCACCGCCGAGCTCGGCGCCGCCTTCGAGTCGACGCAGCCGCGCGAAGCCATCGCGAGATGGGAGCGCGAAGCACACGCCGCCGACGGCGTGCGCCGCGCGGCGCTGCGCGCGGTCGCGCGCACCGTCTCGGCGGTGATCGCGAAGCACGGCCGGTTGTGGGGAACGCCCGACCTGCTCGCCGCGGTCGCGCTCACCCTCGCGCTGAACGAGCACGCCGCCGAAGAGATCGGACGCACGCTCGATCCCTGGCTCGCCGATGCGGTCCGCGAGCGCGCTTTACGCGTGCTGCCGCGCCAGGAGCGCCCCGTCGTCATGAACACCAAGGGCGCGTCGGCGTCGGGCAAGAGCACGATACGGCCGCTGCAGCGGCGCCTCGCCGGCGAGATCGGCACCGACTGGCAGGACTTCGCGCTGATCAGCCCCGACATCTGGAGGAAGCAGCTCCTCGATTACGCGAGCCTCGGCGTGCACTACAAGTACGCCGGCGCGTTCACCGGCGACGAGCTCCAGGTGATCGACCGCAAGCTGGACCACTACATGGCGCGCAAGGCGACGCGCGGCGGCATGTCGCACCTGCTGATCGACCGCTTCCGCTTCGACAGCTTCGCGCCCGATTCGGACGTCGCGGGCAGCAACCTGCTCACGCGCTTCGGGCAGATCGTCTATCTCTTCTTCATGATCACGCCGCCCGCTTCGCTGGTGGAGCGCGCGTGGAACCGCGGGCTCGAAGTCGGCCGTTACAAGGCGGTCGACGACACGCTCGCGCACGGGGTCGAAGCGTACTCGGGCATGCCCGAGCTCTTCTTCACGTGGATCGAGCGCACCGACAAGCGCGTGCACTTCGAATTCCTCGACAACACCGTGCCGCTCGGCGAGCCTCCGCGCACGGTGGCTTTCGGCTGGAACGACCGGCTCACGATCTTCAGCGTGCAATGCCTGCTCGACGTCGAGCGTTACCGGCGCGTCGACATCAACGCGAGGGCGCCGGACGATCTCTTCAGGGACGAGTCCCTGCTCGCGCCGGAGAACAATCTCGCGTTCCTGCGCGAATGCGTCGCGCGCTTCCGGCGCGTGAGCTTCGCCGATGCGGCCAGCGGCCGCGTCTATCTCGCGCTCGAAGCGGGATCGGCCATCGCGGCGGATGCCGGGCGCCTGCGCGGCGCGGCGGAGGATGCCGATACGCGCGCGGGACTCGCCGCCGTCGCGCCGGGCGTCATCGAACGTGCGTCATCTCTGCCCATGCCCGACGATCGTCTGCAGGACGAGCGCGTCCATACGCTCGGCAGCTGGCAAACCAGGGTCTGACCCCGATAAAGCCGGAGTCGGACCCTGCGTGAGTGCACGAGTCCGTCTCGCTCGCGTCTCGTCGGTGGTAAGGTTCGCGTCTTTTACAATCCATTACAAAAAACCGACGCGCCGTGCGAGGCCGGATGTGGATAATTGCACGTCATTCGCGGCACGCCTCGTGCTACTTGCGCCGGACCGTTTGAGCGTCGAATAAGACCACCCACGCATGGCCGACAATCCCGATTCCCAGCATCGAACGCTCGACGACGCGGTCGAGAGCGCGCGGCGCGACGAGCCGCTCGACGCGCTGCTTCAACCGACACGACGCGACCGCAGGGTCACCTGGATCATCGTCGCGGTCCTCGTCCTGATCACCGCCGGCGCGTCGTACTGGTATTTCTACCTGCGAACGCCGCCACCGCCCGAAGCCGCGACAGAAGGAAAAGGCAAAGGCAAAGGTAAAGGCAAAGGCAAAGGCCAGAGCAACCGTCCCGTGCCCATCCTCGCAGCGCCCGCGCGCACCGCCGACATCCCCGTGTATCTCACCGGCCTCGGCACCGTGACGCCGCTCGCGACGGTCACCGTGAGGAGCCGCGTCGACGGCCAGCTCATCCGGGTGCTGTTCCAGGAAGGCCAGTCGGTGAGGGCGGGACAGCTCCTCGCCGAGATCGACCCTCGGCCGTTCCAGGTCCAGCTCACGCAGGCCGAAGGCCAGCTCGCCAAGGACCAGGCGCTGCTCAAGAACGCGATGACCGACCTCGAGCGCTACAAGACGCTGTTCGCGCAGGACTCGATCGCCAAGCAGCAGCTCGATACGCAGGCGTCGCTGGTGCGGCAGTACGAAGCGCAGATCAAGGCCGACCAGGGCGCGGTCGAGAGCGCGAAGCTCCAGCTCACCTACTCGCGCGTCACCGCGCCGATCGCCGGCCGCATCGGCCTGCGCCAGGTCGACCCGGGCAACATCGTGCGCGCGAGCGACACCAACGGCCTCGTCGTCATCACCCAGCTCCAGCCGATCAGCGTGATGTTCACGCTGCCGGAAGACGTGGTGTCCAGCGTGATGCGCCGCTTGAAGTCCGGCGAGAAGCTGCCGGTCGAAGGCTGGGACCGCGCCGACAAGACGAAGCTCGCGCAAGGCCAGTTGATGACGATCGACAACCAGATCGACACCGCGACCGGCACGGTCAAGCTGCGCGCGCGCTTCGCGAACGACGACTTCGCGCTCTTCCCCAACCAGTTCGTCAACGCGCGCATGCTCGTCGACACGATGCAGGGCACGACGGTCATACCGGGCGCGGCGGTGCAGCGCGGCAACCAGGGCACGTTCGTCTACGTCATCAAGCCCGACAACACCGCGACCGTGCGTCCGGTGAAGCTCGGCCCGACCTCCGGCGAGCTCGTCGCGATCGAATCGGGCGTCGAGGTCGGCGAGAGCGTCGTCACCGACGGCGCCGACCGCCTGCGCGAAGGCGCGCGCGTCGAGATCGCGGACCGCACGCCACGTCCGGAGCGAGGCAAAGGTAAGGGCAAAGGCAAGGGTAAAGGCGAAGCCCAGCCGAGCGGCGAAGCCGCACCGCCCGCGAAGAGCGCCGAAGGCGCGAAAGGCGAAGCCGCCGCCCCGGCGCCGAAACCGCCCGCGGCAGCGCCCGCCGCGGAAGGCGACGGCGCGCGCAAGGGCGAAGGCCGCAGAAGACGCGAAGGCGAAACCGACGAGGAACGCGAGCGGCGCAGGGCCGAGTGGGCGAAGAAATCGGACGCGGAGAAGGCCGAGTTCCGCAGGAAGCGGCAGGAGGAGCGGGAGCGCCAGCAGTGACCGACCGTGTCGAGATTGCTTCGTCGCTGGCGCTCCTCGCAATGACGTCATCGCGAGGCGGCTCCGGCAGGAACGCCGAAGCGATCCCGTGACGCACGGTCGATGAACCCTTCCCGCATCTTCATCCTGCGGCCGGTCGCGACGTCGCTGTTCATGCTCGCGATCCTGCTCGCGGGCCTCGTCGCGTATCGCGTGCTGCCGCTGTCCGCGCTGCCCGAGGTCGATTACCCGACGATACAGGTCGTGACGCTCTACCCCGGCGCGAGCCCCGACGTGGTCACGTCCACCATCACCGCGCCGCTCGAGCGCCAGTTCGGGCAGATGCCGGGCCTGCAGCAGATGTCCTCGACGAGCTCCGGCGGCGCGTCGGTGATCACGCTGCAGTTCAGCCTGTCGATGAAGCTCGACGTCGCCGAGCAGCAGGTGCAGGCGGCGATCAACGCGGGATCGAACCTGCTGCCGACCGATCTGCCGACGCCGCCGACCTACAGCAAGGTCAACCCGGCCGACACGCCGATCCTCACGCTGGCGGTGACGTCGCGCTCGATGCCGATGACGCAGCTCCAGAACCTCGTCGACACGCGCATCGCGCAGAAGATCGCCCAGCTGCCGGGCGTGGGCCTCGTGTCGCTCTCGGGCGGGCAGCGCCCCGCGGTGCGCGTGCGCGTCAACCCGCGCGCCCTCGCCGCGTACAACCTCGGGCTCGAAGAGCTGCGCACCGCGGTGAGCAACGCCAACGTCAACCAGGCGAAAGGCAGCTTCGACGGGCCGGCGCGCGCCTCCACCATCGACGCCAACGATCAGCTCCGCTCGCCGGAGGAATACAGGTCGCTGGTCATCGCGTACCGCAACGGCGCGCCGATCCGCCTCTCCGACGTCGCGGAGGTGATCGAGGGACCGGAAAACGCGCACCTCGCGGCGTGGGCGAACGCCACCCCCGGCCTCGTCGTGAACGTGCAGCGCCAGCCCGGCGCCAACGTGATCCAGGTGGTCGAGCGCATCAAGGAGCTGCTGCCCCAGCTCCAGTCCACGCTGCCCGCGGCCGCCGAGCTCACGCTGCTCACCGATCGCACGGTGACCATCCGCGCCTCGGTGCACGACGTGCAGTTCGAGCTGATGCTCGCCATCGCGCTGGTCGTGCTGGTGATCTTCCTCTTCCTGCGCACGGTGTCGGGCACGATCATCCCGAGCATCGCGGTGCCGGTGTCGCTGGTCGGCACCTTCGCGGTGATGTATCTCGCCGACTTCTCGATCAACAACCTCACGCTGATGGCGCTCGTCATCGCGACCGGCTTCGTGGTCGACGACGCGATCGTGATGATCGAGAACATCTCGCGCTACGTCGAGGAAGGCGATACGCCGCTCGAAGCGGCGCTCAAGGGCTCGGCGCAGATCGGCTTCACCATCATCTCGCTGACGATCTCGCTGATCGCGGTGCTGATCCCGCTGCTCTTCATGGGCGACGTGGTCGGGCGGCTGTTCCGCGAGTTCTCGATCACGCTCGCGGTGTCGATCCTCATCTCGGCGCTGGTGTCGCTCACGCTGACGCCGATGATGTCGGCCCGGCTCCTCAAGCACACGCCGCCCGACAAGCAGAGCCGCTTCTATCACAAGAGCCAGGAATGGTTCGACCGCGTGATCGCGCGCTACGGGCAGATGCTGGAGTGGGTGCTCGACCGGCAGGCGGCGACGTTGCTCGTCTGGGTCGTGACCCTGGCGGCGACGGTGCTCCTCTACATCTTCGTGCCCAAGGGGTTCTTCCCGGTGCAGGACACCGGCGTCATCCAGGGCATCACCGAAGCCGAGCAGTCGATCTCGTTCGCCGCGATGTCGCAGCGCCAGCAGGCGGTCGCGCAAGCCGTGCTAGAAGACCCGGCGGTCGAGAGCGTCTCGTCGTTCATCGGCGTCGACGGCACCAACGTGACGCTCAACAGCGGCCGCATGCTGATCAACCTGAAGCCGCACGAAAACCGCAAGGACCATGCGACCGACGTCATCCGGAGGCTCCAGACGCGGCTCGCCAGGCTCGAAGGCATCACGCTGTACATGCAGCCGGTGCAGGACCTCACGATCGAGAGCCGCGTGTCGCGCACCCAGTACCAGTTCACCGTGGAGTCCGCCAATCCCGACGAGCTCTCGACGTGGGTGCCGCGCATCGTGGAGAAGCTGCACACGCTCCCCCAGCTCGCCGACGTCGCGAGCGACCTCATGGACCAGGGGCTGCAGGCGTACGTCGACATCGACCGCGCCACCGCGAGCCGGCTGGGCGTGACCACCGCCGCGATCGACAACGCGCTGTACAACGCGTTCGGCCAGCGCCTGATCTCGACCATCTACACCGCGTCGAACCAGTATCGCGTGGTGCTCGAAGTGCAGCCGCAGTTCCGCGCGAGCCCCGACGCGCTCAATCACATCTACGTGGTGCCGAGCGGCTCGTCGAGCACGACCCAGACCGGCGCGGGCTCGACCACGGTCACCTCGCAACCGCCCGAGCCGGTGCGGCTGTCCTCGATCGCACGCATCACCGAGCGCGCCGCGCCGCTCGTGATCAACCATCTCGGCCAGTTCCCGTCGGCGACGATCTCGTTCAATCTCGCGAAAGGCGTCTCGCTCGGGGAAGCGACCAAGGCGATCCGCGAAGCCGAAGCCTCGCTCGGCGCACCGCCGAGCGTGCGCACGCGTTTCCAGGGTGCCGCCGCGGCGTTCCAGAGCTCGCTCACCAACACCCTGCTCCTCATCCTCGCGGCGATCGTGACGATGTACATCGTGCTGGGCGTGCTGTACGAGAGCTACATCCACCCGATCACGATCCTGTCGACCCTGCCGACCGCAGGCGTCGGCGCGCTGCTCGCCCTGCTGCTGTCGGGCAACGATCTGGGCATCGTCGCGGTGATCGGCATCATTCTCCTGATCGGCATCGTCAAGAAGAACGCGATCATGATGATCGACTTCGCGCTCGACGCCGAGCGCCACGAGGGCAAGAGCCCGCGCGAGGCGATCTTCCAGGCGTGCCTGCTGCGCTTCCGTCCGATCCTGATGACCACCATGGCGGCGCTGCTCGCCGCCCTGCCGCTCATGCTCGGCACCGGCGTCGGCTCGGAGCTTCGCCATCCGCTCGGTCTCACCATGGTCGGGGGCCTGCTCGTGAGCCAGGTGCTCACGCTCTTCACCACGCCGGTGATCTATCTCTATTTCGACCGGCTGTCGCGGCGCACGCGCGCGAAGCTGGCGGCGCACGGGATCGGCGGCGCGGCTGAGGAGGCGCGGCCGTGAACATCAGCCGGCCTTTTATCGAGCGCCCGGTCGCGACGACGCTGCTGACCATCGGCATCGCGCTCGCCGGCATCATCGGCTTCAACCTGCTGCCGGTCTCGCCGCTGCCGCAGGTGGACCTGCCGACGATCTCGGTCACCGCCAACCTCCCCGGCGCGAGCCCGGAAACGATGGCCGCGACCGTCGCCACGCCGCTCGAGCGCGCGCTCGGACGCATCGCCGGCGTCAACGAGATCACCTCGTCGAGCTCGCTCGGCTCCTCGCGCGTCGTGCTTCAGTTCGATCTGAACCGCGACATCAACGGCGCCGCGCGCGACGTGCAGGCGGCGATCAACGCGTCGCGCGCGCTGCTGCCGACGAGCCTTCCGAACAACCCGACCTACCGCAAGGTCAACCCCGCCGACCAGCCCATCCTGATCCTGGCGCTCACGTCGAAGACGATGACGCAGGGGCAGATGTACGACGTCGCGGCGACCGTGCTCGCGCAGAAGCTCGCACAGATCGAAGGGATCGGGCAGGTCTCGGTCGGCGGCAGCTCGCTGCCCGCGGTGCGCGTCGAGCTCAATCCGCTCGCGCTCCAGAAGTACGGCATCGCCTTCGAGGACGTGCGCACCGCGATCACCGCGACCAACGTCAACCGCCCGAAAGGCTTCCTGGAGAACGACCAGGAGCGCTGGTGGATCGGCGCCAACGACCAGGCGAAGAAAGCGGCCGACTACATCCCGCTCATCATCAGCTACCGCAACGGCTCGCCGGTGCGCATGAGCGACATCGCCGAGGTCGTCGACTCGGTGCAGGACCTGCGCAACGCCGGCTCGTTCAACGGGCGGCCGTCGGTGCTCATCACGCTCTCGCGCCAGCCGAACGCCAACATCATCGAGACGGTCGACCGGGTGCGCGCGCTGCTGCCCGAGCTGCGCTCGTCGATCCCGAATGCGATCGACCTTCAGGTCGCGCTCGACCGCACGCCGACGATCCGCGGCTCGGTGCACGAGGTCGAGCGCACCCTGGTGATCTCGATCGGCCTGGTCATCCTCGTGGTGTTCCTGTTCCTGAGGAACGTGCGCGCGACCCTGATCCCGAGCGTGGCGGTGCCGGTGTCGCTGCTCGGAACCTTCGGGGTGATGTACCTCTGCGGCTACAGCCTCAACAACCTCTCGCTGATGGCGCTCACCGTGGCGACGGGCTTCGTCGTCGACGACGCGATCGTCGTGCTCGAGAACGTCTCGCGCAAGCTCGAAGCCGGCGTGCCGAAGTGGCGGGCCGCGCTCGAAGGCACGCGCGAGGTGGGCTTCACCGTGATCTCGATGAGCCTCTCGCTCATCGCGGTCTTCATCCCCATCCTGCTGATGGGCGGCGTCGTCGGCCGCTATTTCCGCGAGTTCGCGATGGTGCTGTCGGGCGCGATCCTGATCTCGCTGCTCGTCTCGCTCACCACGACGCCGATGATGTGCGCGCAGCTCCTGCGCCCGAAGCAGGAGAAGGCGCGCGGGCGCTTCGACCGCGGCGCGGAGCGCGTCTTCAACTGGTTCCTGCGCGGATACGAAAAGTCGCTCGCGTGGTCGCTGCGGCACTCGCTGCTGATCCTGATCACGCTCTTCGTCACGATCGGCCTGAACGTCTGGCTCTACACCATCGTGCCCAAGGGCTTCTTCCCGCAGCAGGATACCGGAAGGCTCTTCGGCTTCATCCGCGGCGACCAGAGCATCTCGTTCCAGGCGATGCGCGAGAAGCTCAACCGCTTCGTCGAAGTGGTGCGCGCCGATCCCGCGGTCGAGCTCGTGGGCGCGTCGACCGGCGGCGGCGGCGGCTTCGGCGGCGCGCGCAACAGCGGCAGCATGTTCGTGACGCTGAAATCCCGCGCCGATCGCGACTACGTCACCGCGGACCAGGTGATCGCAAGGCTGCGCCGCCAGCTCGAGCGCGAGCCGGGCGCGAACCTCTTTCTCACCGCCGCGCAGGATTTCCGCATCGGCGGCCGTCAGGGCCAGGCGCAGTGGCAGTTCACCATGCTCGCCGACGATCTCGAGGAGCTGAGGCGCTGGGAGCCTCGCGTGCGCCGCGCGCTCGCGGGCCTGCCCGAGCTCGCCGACGTCTCGACCGACCAGCAGGACAAGGGTCTGCAGACGAGCCTCGTCATCGACCGCGACACCGCGTCGCGGCTCGGCATCACGCCGCGCATGATCGATGCGGCGCTCAACAACGCTTTCGGGCAGCGGCAGGTGTCGACGATTTACAACCCGCTGAACCAGTACCGCGTCGTCATGGAGGCAGCGCCCGAGTACTGGCAGAGCCCCGAGGCGCTGAAAAGCATCTACATCGTGCTGCCGAACGGCGGGCAGGTGCCGCTGTCGGCGATCAGCCATTACGAGATGACCAACACGCCGCTGTCGGTGCCGCACCAGGGCCTGTTCCCCGCGACCACGGTGTCGTTCAACCTGACCGAAGGCGTTTCGCTCTCGCAGGCGCGCGAGGCGGTGATGCAGGAGCTCGCCCGCATCGGCGTGCCGACGACGATCCATGCGAACTTCCAGGGGACGGCGCGCGTCTTCGAGCAGTCGCTGAAGAACCAGCCGATCCTCATCCTGCTCGCGCTGGTGACGATCTATCTGGTGCTCGGCATCCTGTACGAGAGCCTCATACACCCGATCACCATCCTCTCGACGCTGCCGTCGGCGGGCGTGGGCGCCCTGCTCGCGCTGCTGCTCTTCAACACCGAGTTCACGATCATCGCGATGATCGGCGTCATCCTGCTGATCGGCATCGTCAAGAAGAACGCGATCATGATGATCGACTTCGCGCTGGAGCTCGAGCGCACCGAAGGCATCTCCTCGCGCGAATCGATCTATCGCGCGGCGGTCATGCGCTTCCGCCCGATCATGATGACCACGATGGCCGCGGCGCTCGGCGCGCTGCCGCTGGCGATCGGCTTCGGCGAAGGCTCGGAGCTGCGCCGTCCGCTCGGCATCGCCATCGTCGGCGGCCTCGCGCTGTCGCAGCTCCTCACGCTGTACACGACGCCGGTCGTCTACCTCTACCTCGACCGCGCGCGGCTGTGGGCCAAGCGCCGCGGCGACCGCCGCGCGCTCACGCCCGCGCACGCCACCTGACGTCATTGCGAGGCGCAATGCGACGAAGCAACCCCGAGACGCTCGAAATCAGATGAACCGTTTTGTCATTGCACTCAGCGCGAGCGCGCTCGTCCTCATCCCCGGATGCAAGCTCCTCGGCCCCGACTTCGCGCGCCCGAAAGCGCCGGTGTCCGCCGAGTACAAGGAAGCGCCGCCCGGCTGGAAGAGCGCCCAGCCGCAGGACCAGGCGCTGCGCGGCAACTGGTGGGAGACCTACCGCGATCCGGTGCTGAACGACCTGGTGTCGCAGGTGAGCGTATCGAACCAGACGCTCGCGCAGGCCGAGGCGCGCTATCGCCAGGCGCGCGCGCTCGTCGCGCAGGCGCGCTCGGAATACTTCCCGCTCTTCGATCTCAACGCGACGAGCACGCGCGCCAAAGCCGGACAAGGCGGCAGCGGCGAGATCGGCTCGCGCGGCGCGCAGAACGCGCACCGCATCGGCGTGAACGCGTCGTGGGAGCCCGACCTGTGGGGCCGCATCGCCCGCAGCGTCGAAGCGCAGGCGGCCGGCGCACAGGCTTCGGCCGCGGACATCGAAGCGACGAGGCTTTCGCTCCAGGCCGACCTCGCGCAGTCGTATTTCGCGCTGCGCGCGGTCGACTCGCAGCAGCGCCTGCTCCAGGCGAGCGTGAAA
The DNA window shown above is from Burkholderiales bacterium and carries:
- a CDS encoding MdtA/MuxA family multidrug efflux RND transporter periplasmic adaptor subunit encodes the protein MADNPDSQHRTLDDAVESARRDEPLDALLQPTRRDRRVTWIIVAVLVLITAGASYWYFYLRTPPPPEAATEGKGKGKGKGKGKGQSNRPVPILAAPARTADIPVYLTGLGTVTPLATVTVRSRVDGQLIRVLFQEGQSVRAGQLLAEIDPRPFQVQLTQAEGQLAKDQALLKNAMTDLERYKTLFAQDSIAKQQLDTQASLVRQYEAQIKADQGAVESAKLQLTYSRVTAPIAGRIGLRQVDPGNIVRASDTNGLVVITQLQPISVMFTLPEDVVSSVMRRLKSGEKLPVEGWDRADKTKLAQGQLMTIDNQIDTATGTVKLRARFANDDFALFPNQFVNARMLVDTMQGTTVIPGAAVQRGNQGTFVYVIKPDNTATVRPVKLGPTSGELVAIESGVEVGESVVTDGADRLREGARVEIADRTPRPERGKGKGKGKGKGEAQPSGEAAPPAKSAEGAKGEAAAPAPKPPAAAPAAEGDGARKGEGRRRREGETDEERERRRAEWAKKSDAEKAEFRRKRQEERERQQ
- a CDS encoding MdtB/MuxB family multidrug efflux RND transporter permease subunit, which codes for MNPSRIFILRPVATSLFMLAILLAGLVAYRVLPLSALPEVDYPTIQVVTLYPGASPDVVTSTITAPLERQFGQMPGLQQMSSTSSGGASVITLQFSLSMKLDVAEQQVQAAINAGSNLLPTDLPTPPTYSKVNPADTPILTLAVTSRSMPMTQLQNLVDTRIAQKIAQLPGVGLVSLSGGQRPAVRVRVNPRALAAYNLGLEELRTAVSNANVNQAKGSFDGPARASTIDANDQLRSPEEYRSLVIAYRNGAPIRLSDVAEVIEGPENAHLAAWANATPGLVVNVQRQPGANVIQVVERIKELLPQLQSTLPAAAELTLLTDRTVTIRASVHDVQFELMLAIALVVLVIFLFLRTVSGTIIPSIAVPVSLVGTFAVMYLADFSINNLTLMALVIATGFVVDDAIVMIENISRYVEEGDTPLEAALKGSAQIGFTIISLTISLIAVLIPLLFMGDVVGRLFREFSITLAVSILISALVSLTLTPMMSARLLKHTPPDKQSRFYHKSQEWFDRVIARYGQMLEWVLDRQAATLLVWVVTLAATVLLYIFVPKGFFPVQDTGVIQGITEAEQSISFAAMSQRQQAVAQAVLEDPAVESVSSFIGVDGTNVTLNSGRMLINLKPHENRKDHATDVIRRLQTRLARLEGITLYMQPVQDLTIESRVSRTQYQFTVESANPDELSTWVPRIVEKLHTLPQLADVASDLMDQGLQAYVDIDRATASRLGVTTAAIDNALYNAFGQRLISTIYTASNQYRVVLEVQPQFRASPDALNHIYVVPSGSSSTTQTGAGSTTVTSQPPEPVRLSSIARITERAAPLVINHLGQFPSATISFNLAKGVSLGEATKAIREAEASLGAPPSVRTRFQGAAAAFQSSLTNTLLLILAAIVTMYIVLGVLYESYIHPITILSTLPTAGVGALLALLLSGNDLGIVAVIGIILLIGIVKKNAIMMIDFALDAERHEGKSPREAIFQACLLRFRPILMTTMAALLAALPLMLGTGVGSELRHPLGLTMVGGLLVSQVLTLFTTPVIYLYFDRLSRRTRAKLAAHGIGGAAEEARP
- a CDS encoding multidrug efflux RND transporter permease subunit: MNISRPFIERPVATTLLTIGIALAGIIGFNLLPVSPLPQVDLPTISVTANLPGASPETMAATVATPLERALGRIAGVNEITSSSSLGSSRVVLQFDLNRDINGAARDVQAAINASRALLPTSLPNNPTYRKVNPADQPILILALTSKTMTQGQMYDVAATVLAQKLAQIEGIGQVSVGGSSLPAVRVELNPLALQKYGIAFEDVRTAITATNVNRPKGFLENDQERWWIGANDQAKKAADYIPLIISYRNGSPVRMSDIAEVVDSVQDLRNAGSFNGRPSVLITLSRQPNANIIETVDRVRALLPELRSSIPNAIDLQVALDRTPTIRGSVHEVERTLVISIGLVILVVFLFLRNVRATLIPSVAVPVSLLGTFGVMYLCGYSLNNLSLMALTVATGFVVDDAIVVLENVSRKLEAGVPKWRAALEGTREVGFTVISMSLSLIAVFIPILLMGGVVGRYFREFAMVLSGAILISLLVSLTTTPMMCAQLLRPKQEKARGRFDRGAERVFNWFLRGYEKSLAWSLRHSLLILITLFVTIGLNVWLYTIVPKGFFPQQDTGRLFGFIRGDQSISFQAMREKLNRFVEVVRADPAVELVGASTGGGGGFGGARNSGSMFVTLKSRADRDYVTADQVIARLRRQLEREPGANLFLTAAQDFRIGGRQGQAQWQFTMLADDLEELRRWEPRVRRALAGLPELADVSTDQQDKGLQTSLVIDRDTASRLGITPRMIDAALNNAFGQRQVSTIYNPLNQYRVVMEAAPEYWQSPEALKSIYIVLPNGGQVPLSAISHYEMTNTPLSVPHQGLFPATTVSFNLTEGVSLSQAREAVMQELARIGVPTTIHANFQGTARVFEQSLKNQPILILLALVTIYLVLGILYESLIHPITILSTLPSAGVGALLALLLFNTEFTIIAMIGVILLIGIVKKNAIMMIDFALELERTEGISSRESIYRAAVMRFRPIMMTTMAAALGALPLAIGFGEGSELRRPLGIAIVGGLALSQLLTLYTTPVVYLYLDRARLWAKRRGDRRALTPAHAT